Below is a window of Populus alba chromosome 2, ASM523922v2, whole genome shotgun sequence DNA.
ATCAAGTTATATAGGTTAAATCCCCATATAATTAgttgtttttgttagaaaacacattaacaatatctatttttttttaaaaaaaaatttgatctgaCTCGAAGCAtagcacaaaaaataatttagcacAATCTAAATTGAGAACACTTTTTCCAATTGATAGACTAGGCAGGACCAAAagtatgatatatttttttttaccgtaATAGGAGTTAAATCACTCTATTAatgtattattaaaatagagtttagttattgttttaagaaaaaaaaaaataaaaacaatgaaaacatgTCTCTTctatattatatattgtaaaaaatcataaatatttaatattataaaattagagaaattaattttaaaactatatcgATACAACCATACGCTATAAACTCTCACTTTTTGCATGCTTAACATACCCTTTTTAAACAAATCTACCCATATTTTTTGAATCTCTTTCACCGTTCTAAGTATTATACTttcatatagaaaataaaatttatgaaattacagtatatttaaaaatttctcCATAGCTGTACCTAAAAGGGAACACCAAAATCCAGCCAATCACGTGTCTCTCGCCCTCCACGTCACATTACAATTTCTCCTCGCATTCCGTACGTTTCACACGTACCAACCACCCCCACACGCTAAAAAAACTTCccctcaaaaagaaaaaaaaacagaaataaaagaaataaaaaataacgcctgtttggagagagagaaagataaggagagagagaaggagagagaagcaagaagaagaatgggCGAGGAAGCAGACCcaacaatgaagaagaagaagaaaaagggacgTCCTTCTCTTCTAGAGCTTCAAAAACGCTCCATCAAACAACAACAGCTTCAGCAAACAACTCCTATTTCTCTTAAAAACCCTAATCCTCTCAATTCCAATTCTGTCCTCCCTAACCGTCGATCCGCTCGCCGGAGCTCTAATTCTTATGCACCGGAGTGGATTGACGGAGACGACGACGAAGATGACGACGAAGACGATGAGCGTAAAGAGAAGAAGCATAAGCTCTTGCGCGGATTGAATTCTCAGAAAAATAACAATCAGAATTCCAATTCGTCGAGCCCTTCGAATTTGCACGGCTCTGATTCGAATGCTGGTGGCGGTAATCAAGAGGACGGAATTAGAAGGCGCAAGATCAGCGCCGTCCGTCTTGGATCTGATGATTTGGTGATTATCTCACcgagaatttaatttaatttttcattttattagaaaataaaataaaaattttctttattttctcccagtgttttaggatttttttgtcTTCTATTTAAAGAGATTTTGAACGATACCCTTTCGGATTTCGCGCGTTATTCGCTGTTTGGGCAAGTTGGATCGGAGTGAGTTGTTGTGTTTGACTCGGTCATGTTTTCCAGGAATCTATTTTACTAAaagatttctatttttctagtattttattttttggaaatctTGGTACTGGTGGATTCAaggcttttgttttatttatttattttctttatttgctaagtgagaatatttaccataaatattttattctttagcTGTTTGTTGTATTTAATCTTCTGGTGTCTGCCCAACATTATAGAAGCGAAGACATAGTGGTCTGAAAAGCTTAATTTGTCTTTTCTATAATAAGtttaagctttaattttttgtacTTGCTCTGCCTTTTAGAGTGACTTTCCTTGATTGTTTCTTCAATAATAGTTTATATCACTGAGTTTGGGTGTAATTtgtattgaaatgaaattaatttttcttgcaggGTGAAAAGGTTTTGAAAGGGACAGACACTATTCATGGTATCAATTCAAactcaaaatttgatgaaaaggGTTTTCTGGGAGTTCTTTAAAAAGTGTGTTGggaagtaattaattaaaactgtGTCATatatgtgcgtgtgtgtgtgtttgttgtgtgtatatatgtatgtatgtacatgtttgtgtgtgtgtacagGGTCATCTGTGGAGCCTGGTCCCACTACACCTTTGCCAGACAAAAAGTTGTTGGTCTTCATTCTTGACAGGCTTCAAAAGTGGGTGTTGTTTTTAGCTGCTTagatttttacttttctttttgtagtCCTCGTCTTTCAATTGTTGAGTTTAAGTAGTTGCTTTCAATTGGGTTTTGAttggtttggttttaatttattgattgcaGGAAGGACACCTATGGGGTTTTCTCTGAGCCAGTGGATCCAGAAGAGGTGCATTTTGTTTTACTTTGCAGTGCTGTGTTTGTTTGaaagataattgaatattagttgataatgatttgattttggtACAGCTTCCTGATTACTTTGACATTGTTGAGAATCCCATGGATTTTTCTACAGTGAGGAAAAAGTTAGATGAGGGAGCCTACGCCCACTTGGAACAATTTGAGGTTGGTTTAAGATTATATTCTTTGCTAACTTGGATTTGCATGTAACTTTCTGTTAGTGGAGCTGCATCAATGACATTTGAGTCTTTGCATCGGGGATAGACAATCCGAGGATCTGCTTGGTTGCTTCAACTTTTCATAACCCTGTGGTTGTTTAGatgttttgatatgtttggAACCTGACAGCAGATTTATACTTAAACTGGAAGGATATATGTTTGAATAGATTATGGATGTTGTAAGTAAGATATGTTTGAATCTGAAACTACCATCTTGCACTGGGTTGGAATCTAACTGAATAAAGACAATAAAGAATTCTATTCCTTAGAACAGTGTTTCCTTGAAGCTCGTTTCTGAGGGTCAAAAGTATTTGTGCTAGTAGTTTTGTTAATTGCAATAAGAGTCGTTACATCAATACCCAACCCTTGAAGGCTTTTAGTTGCGTTTCTTTTAATTGCTCGTTGCCATTTACAAAGGAAAAGGTTCTTGATTTGTCCTTGAATAGTTCATGTAGATGTTCAAATGTTCCCTGTGATATGCACAGACTGCCAGTCTCATTCATTGTAACCTACCTAGCCCAGATTGGTACTTTTGTATTGATTGCTTCCTAGCTAGCAATTTCCAAGAGGCAAAAGATGATGATAGATTATGAAACTGCCGTGGACAAAATGAAACTGCATGAGGATGGATATAAAAGAAATGGCATATTTTACTTACCTGCCAACTAGCTGTTTGCGTTGAAGTCAATTTCCTGTACTCTTGGTATGCTTGTTGTAGAAATTATGTTGATGTCTCACTGGCATTTGAAACCTGTGACAATTCTTTTGTGCAGAAAGATGTTCTTTTGATATGCTCAAATGCAATGCAGTACAACCCTTCCGATACTATTTACTTCCGACAGGTTTGGCTTTGTCTCAATTGTGCAATAATTCTATATAGTTATGTTGGTGTTATTTTTGAAAGCCATTGTTCTTAACTTAGGCAAGGGCCATGCAAGAGCTTGCAAAGAAGGACTTTGAGAATCTTAGGCAAGATAGTGATGATAGTGAACCACAAACTAAGGTTGCGAGGAGAGGGAGGCCACCAGCCCTGGGCAAGCTGAAAAAGGCACTTGAGAGGTCTCCAATTGACCGTGTTGGTCCTGAAGCTTCCTCAGATGCAACTCTTGCCACCGGAGGAGATCACAATAACTTGTCCAATGGTTACAATCTCAGAAAAAGTTCTTCATACAAGTACCAGCCTGGTGATGCATTGGTCCGGGCCTCTTACAGCAGTGAAAATTATTCTTCCTGGTTATCTGAATGGGAAAATGAATTTCCAGGTATGGGACTGCTTGCTTCTGCTTCTTGCCTTATATTCCATCAGATTGCGTGCCAATTTAATTGGCTATCTCTATCCAATAGCTATTAAGGTATTTACCTATCTTG
It encodes the following:
- the LOC118042072 gene encoding uncharacterized protein; translated protein: MGEEADPTMKKKKKKGRPSLLELQKRSIKQQQLQQTTPISLKNPNPLNSNSVLPNRRSARRSSNSYAPEWIDGDDDEDDDEDDERKEKKHKLLRGLNSQKNNNQNSNSSSPSNLHGSDSNAGGGNQEDGIRRRKISAVRLGSDDLGEKVLKGTDTIHGSSVEPGPTTPLPDKKLLVFILDRLQKKDTYGVFSEPVDPEELPDYFDIVENPMDFSTVRKKLDEGAYAHLEQFEKDVLLICSNAMQYNPSDTIYFRQARAMQELAKKDFENLRQDSDDSEPQTKVARRGRPPALGKLKKALERSPIDRVGPEASSDATLATGGDHNNLSNGYNLRKSSSYKYQPGDALVRASYSSENYSSWLSEWENEFPASVVKAVMKYGKKPFVLDENKRDTYKHPLGSHEPSILSTFEGELKQLVVVGLSSEHGYARSLARFAADLGPVVWRIASKKIESVLPTGLEFGPGWVGENKAMEKQKILNNLVSDNHLSRFQPAASSSREAAWNREGVLETVGGLNPQNELATLNSGAGGMKSAPSLQIQQKPIIHPDMNGFSGGFGYNSSPQPGMARSVAPTGKLNLEQTAVPSQMFGVVPTGNSAFISVPGNDFNSKKAMLSETSSGLLQPGISPAVGSSSDSRTFGNVGFGGKSSWQGFLPYQQQGTVPFPPDLNVGFLAPGSPTSSVPIGSPRQPDLALQL